Proteins from a genomic interval of Choristoneura fumiferana chromosome 12, NRCan_CFum_1, whole genome shotgun sequence:
- the LOC141433378 gene encoding integrator complex subunit 12-like, which produces MTSIDFDPAIKLCLKHLHSSASDSTEQLRLTLDDIIRQTYGSAKTLGNVLPKKYLNEEKMESPRMAKHKSEKAASAKTVPIPQQSPQQLQIPERENDDGSVMDGELPFDLLEEDLTCAVCRQIAVQAGNRLVECDACHALYHQDCHKPVISDNDMSAGWQCASCLASQGFVTNYTKISSASKSPTHVSGSTTPVKISSGSSSSKVTTPNINIISADKRLQIMKKKAAKQHEKKKHK; this is translated from the exons ATGACATCCATTGATTTTGATCCAGCCATAAAATTATGCTTAAAGCACTTGCACTCTAGTGCATCGGATTCTACCGAACAATTGAGGCTTACACTCGACGACATCATTCGTCAGACCTATGGCAGTGCGAAGACTTTGGGCAACGTGTTGCCAAAGAAATACTTGAATGAGGAGAAGATGGAATCGCCTCGGATGGCGAAACACAAGAGTGAGAAAGCGGCAAGTGCTAAGACTGTGCCGATACCACAACAGAGTCCACAGCAGCTTCAAATACCTGAGCGGGAGAATGATGATGGGTCCGTAATGGACGGGGAGCTGCCGTTTGATCTGCTGGAGGAGGACCTAACTTGTGCAGTGTGCAGGCAGATTGCTGTGCAAGCTGGCAACAGATTAGTGGAGTGTGATGCTTGCCACGCGCTATATCATCAG GATTGTCACAAGCCAGTAATCAGCGACAATGACATGAGTGCCGGCTGGCAGTGCGCATCATGCCTTGCCTCCCAGGGTTTTGTCACAAACTACACCAAAATATCATCAGCATCCAAATCTCCGACCCATGTCTCTGGCTCCACTACACCTGTTAAGATATCCTCGGGAAGCTCCTCATCGAAGGTTACCACTCCAAATATCAACATAATCTCTGCGGATAAGAGGCTTCAGATCATGAAGAAGAAAGCTGCCAAGCagcatgagaaaaaaaaacataagtga
- the LOC141433694 gene encoding uncharacterized protein: MSSLLCTKLSENKLLLNQRATSLASSVCTFHQEGPDPWHYKNDASLLEKENIDVTPDLRMPLPPKRNFQSQNAGIGDWFFKRILAIVLKGGQFKKNEDSSVDVSVQMRFDESQWATLNEYLAPNVALSEEMFRRSVGYIENAIYQPSITERIAIAWHDHIQFYIMEYKMQITMTLGILAAVGALLWLWNHMSHKHFKIILFAALYLYEVVVSYKEADQKEFERYMSAINTCKWFFWSSDCEVPPPDPTVFLKHMNPLKIVLRMFTTIVSEPMITISATMQTIIHGITDGMWFPLDKIMHGVLTISFTLILVVLLVMIVFTYLLNIPFSLSFLAGLVSVGVNENRSRSFIPSNRNNQASTDNGDRISGATLDRLLEVCSRALSSAQNSSPNFLQGSVGKPMPIQISNENRPTTSLKRSASAGRLQDYKSHGNKEFTLDNSIRNRNKTKSRSPNGGGDAF; this comes from the exons GAGGGGCCAGACCCATGGCATTACAAAAATGACGCATCATTACTGGAAAAAGAAAACATCGATGTTACACCCGATCTTAGGATGCCCTTGCCTCCAAAAAGAAATTTCCAGTCTCAGAATGCTGGAATAGGAGACTGGTTTTTTAAAAGGATACTTGCAATCGTATTAAAAGGAGGTCAATTTAAA aaaaatgaGGATAGCTCAGTTGATGTTTCTGTTCAAATGAGGTTTGACGAGAGCCAATGGGCCACTCTAAATGAGTACCTCGCTCCAAATGTTGCTCTTTCTGAAGAAATGTTTCGACGCTCAGTAGGTTATATTGAAAATGCTATCTACCAACCTAGTATTACAGAGAGAATAGCTATAGCATGGCATGAccatatacaattttacatcaTGGAATATAAG atgCAGATTACAATGACTCTGGGAATATTGGCAGCAGTTGGTGCACTGTTATGGCTTTGGAACCATATGTCTCATAAGCACTTCAAAATCATCTTGTTTGCTGCTCTATATTTATATGAAGTGGTTGTTTCGTACAAA GAAGCAGATCAAAAGGAATTTGAACGCTATATGTCAGCCATCAACACATGCAAATGGTTCTTCTGGTCATCCGATTGTGAAGTGCCTCCACCAGACCCTACAGTATTTTTGAAACACATGAATCCTCTGAAAATTGTTCTGAGAATGTTCACAACAATTGTGTCTGAGCCAATGATCACCATTAGTGCTACAATGCAAACTATAATACATGGAATTACAG aTGGAATGTGGTTCCCTCTGGATAAAATAATGCATGGAGTATTGACTATATCCTTTACTCTCATACTAGTTGTCCTCCTTGTAATGATTGTCTTTACATACTTGCTTAACATTCCATTTAGCCTTAGTTTTTTAGCAGGCCTTGTTAGTGTTGGTGTTAATGAAAATAGAAGTAGATCATTTATTCCTAGTAATAGAAATAATCAGGCATCTACTGATAATGGTGATAGAATTAGTGGTGCTACTTTAGACAGGTTATTAGAGGTATGTTCGCGGGCTTTGAGTAGCGCACAAAACAGTAGCCCTAACTTCCTCCAAGGGTCAGTAGGTAAGCCTATGCCAATTCAAATAAGCAATGAAAATAGACCCACAACTAGTTTAAAGAGATCTGCCAGTGCTGGACGTCTGCAAGACTACAAATCACATGGAAACAAAGAATTCACATTGGATAATAGTATAAGGAAtaggaataaaacaaaatcaagaTCTCCCAATGGCGGCGGGGATGCGTTTTGA
- the LOC141433381 gene encoding nuclear protein localization protein 4 homolog, with the protein MMLRVQSAEGTQRVEASGSESTAALYERVHEALRLRSFAFALHRDRARREELASSKSRRLQDLGLQHGDMLYLSPVNGAVLFESQAEAQASNNEDVHMEAGPSTSTAMDTAAPPASDSKLVEDEVDLQLYQMSGLIQRQRDDKLCRHNSAGCCVHCSPLEPYDEGFLRAQNIKHLSFHAYLRKLQAGSKFVDLREPSLTIKPGCREHPPWPRGVCSKCQPAALSLARQAWRLVDNVLLESPALVDRFLGYWRASGHQRLGYLLGRYEPHPDVPLGIRARVAAIYEPPQSSSRDHVTLAPDDPLDAPLAALCDQLGLRRVGWLFTDLLPQPDQPGRVQCTRGVETHFLSAQEVVMAAHFQSQRPHACRHAAGGRYGSKFVTVCVTGDKTNQIHLEGYQVSTQAMALQRAGLLLPSRDAPDLACVRAQPGSIVPDVYYTEKDAYGNEVKTAAQRVPVAFLLVDVPVGVPAAPPAPPAVPPTFSPRASFPPAHRPLQAQPQSPAALHHQIQEADTFLEAMSDLHTLLYVACNESLGVGLEALAPLVRAVAAQDAAAAAAWRADCGAWATLEHVARAAAAPPPRRPRPPSADLWVCALCTFHNEARRDACEMCAMPRSNAM; encoded by the exons Atg ATGCTGCGAGTGCAGTCCGCGGAGGGCACGCAGCGCGTGGAGGCGAGCGGCTCGGAGTCGACGGCGGCGCTGTACGAACGCGTGCACGAGGCGCTGCGCCTGCGCTCGTTCGCGTTCGCGCTGCACCGCGACCGCGCGCGCCGCGAGGAGCTCGCCTCCAGCAAGTCGCGCCGTCTGCAGGACCTCGGCCTGCAGCACGGAGACATGCTCTACCTCAGCCCCGTCAACGGAGCTGTTCTGTTTGAATCACAAGCTGAAGCACAG GCATCAAATAATGAAGACGTTCACATGGAGGCGGGTCCTTCCACCTCCACAGCGATGGACACAGCGGCGCCCCCTGCATCAGACAGCAAGCTAGTCGAGGATGAAGTTGACTTACAGCTATACCAGATGTCAGGACTCATACAACGACAACGAGATGACAAACT GTGCCGGCACAACTCGGCGGGGTGCTGCGTGCACTGCTCGCCGCTCGAGCCGTACGACGAGGGCTTCCTGCGCGCGCAGAACATCAAGCACCTCTCGTTCCACGCGTATCTGCGCAAGCTGCAGGCCGGCTCCAAGTTCGTCGACCTCCGGGAACCCAGCCTCACCATCAAACCAG GGTGCAGGGAGCACCCGCCGTGGCCGCGCGGCGTGTGCTCGAAGTGCCAGCCGGCGGCGCTGTCGCTGGCGCGGCAGGCCTGGCGCCTCGTGGACAACGTGCTGCTGGAGTCGCCCGCGCTCGTGGACCGCTTCCTGGGCTACTGGCGCGCCAGCGGCCACCAGCGCCTCGGGTACCTGCTCGGCCGCTACGAGCCGCATCCCGACGTGCCGCTCG GCATCCGCGCGCGCGTGGCGGCCATCTACGAGCCGCCGCAGTCGTCGTCGCGGGACCACGTGACGCTGGCGCCGGACGACCCGCTGGACGCGCCGCTGGCCGCGCTGTGCGACCAGCTCGGCCTGCGCCGCGTGGGCTGGCTGTTCACGGACCTGCTGCCGCAGCCCGACCAGCCCGGACGGGTGCAGTGCACGCG CGGCGTGGAGACGCACTTCCTGTCGGCGCAGGAGGTGGTGATGGCGGCGCACTTCCAGAGCCAGCGGCCGCACGCGTGCCGCCACGCCGCCGGCGGCCGCTACGGCTCCAAATTCGTCACCGTCTGCGTCACCG GCGACAAGACGAACCAGATCCACCTGGAGGGCTACCAGGTGTCGACGCAGGCGATGGCGCTGCAGCGGGCCGGGCTGCTGCTGCCCTCGCGGGACGCGCCCGACCTGGCCTGCGTGCGCGCGCAGCCCGGAAGCATCGTGCCCGATGTGTACTACACG GAGAAGGACGCGTACGGCAACGAGGTGAAGACGGCGGCGCAGCGCGTGCCGGTGGCGTTCCTGCTGGTGGACGTGCCGGTGGGCGTGCCGGcggcgccccccgcgccccccgccgtGCCCCCCACGTTCAGCCCGCGCGCCTCGTTCCCGCCCGCGCACCGCCCGCTGCAGGCGCAGCCGCAGTCGCCGGCCGCGCTGCACCACCAGATACAGGAGGCCGACACCTTCCTCGAG GCGATGTCTGATCTCCACACGCTGCTGTACGTGGCGTGCAACGAGTCGCTGGGCGTGGGGCTGGAGGCGCTGGCGCCGCTGGTGCGGGCGGTGGCGGCGCAagacgcggcggcggcggcggcctggCGGGCCGACTGCGGCGCGTGGGCCACGCTCGAGCACGTGGCGagggccgccgccgcccccccgCCCCGCCGCCCACGCCCCCCCTCCGCCGACCTCTGGGTCTGCGCGCTCTGCACCTTCCACAACGAGGCGCGCCGCGACGCCTGCGAGATGTGCGCCATGCCCAG GAGCAACGCGATGTAG
- the LOC141433382 gene encoding uncharacterized protein, protein MSKEEPPDPGGSSSLQPPSPAYYVTVNNNSEGNNDNHKDNDSVMGFDSDASHASASAENSKTSRKRSFVRHICKTCNKKTRHRNNSGSDPNKSCNCNTDTDPDSPTIISEKVTPNSADETISKDNQGKVSIGRKSYQPSDASPYLIHVQRIETSPSDNTTLHPVTFGNFLLKQKYKNIVNGSVKRIGRNRIAVAFSNFIDANAFISDANLTTHKLRAFIPTYNVTRMGLIRGVPDDWSPEEVIENVKVPLGCGEIIKVRRLNYKVMVSGAPVWKPSQTVVLTFDGQTLPKKVFMCYNALPVELYIFPTIQCFNCCRFGHTKIQCRSKPCCFKCGQGHTGSSCDITPEDASCSLCAGHHFANSRSCPELDRQKRIKHSMATSSISYAEASKLHPAVSKSFADVVSHGQNNSHVQSGNQLFTPGSSPTKSYKKTILQKPSPPRILSKGYDQEAHKALIRDYNMTLPCKGCAVNNQNIQTNNNQNNTPSISDILIALLNYLTQTQSNKNTPSNVAPLFEILTQFLNIHNGQSLKDCSVELPQHNQ, encoded by the coding sequence ATGAGTAAAGAGGAGCCCCCAGATCCTGGGGGTTCATCTTCACTGCAACCACCATCACCTGCTTATTATGTTACGGTAAACAACAATAGCGAAGGTAACAACGATAATCACAAAGACAATGACTCAGTCATGGGCTTTGATTCTGATGCGTCTCACGCTTCAGCATCGGCCGAAAATTCGAAAACATCTCGTAAACGTTCTTTTGTTCGACACATTTGCAAAACGTGTAACAAAAAAACGAGACATCGGAATAACAGTGGCTCTGACCCTAATAAATCTTGCAATTGCAATACTGACACTGACCCTGATAGCCCGACAATTATTTCTGAAAAAGTAACACCAAATTCAGCAGATGAGACTATTTCTAAAGATAATCAAGGCAAGGTCTCCATTGGTAGAAAGTCCTACCAACCATCGGATGCTTCTCCTTACCTCATTCATGTGCAGCGCATCGAGACATCACCTTCTGACAATACCACCTTACATCCagttacatttggcaacttcttattgaaacaaaagtacaaaaatattgtaaatggcaGTGTTAAGCGAATTGGTAGGAATAGGATTGCTGTTGCTTTTTCGAACTTTATAGATGCAAATGCTTTTATATCCGATGCTAACTTGACTACCCATAAACTGAGAGCTTTTATTCCTACCTATAATGTAACCAGGATGGGTCTTATTCGTGGGGTGCCTGATGATTGGAGCCCTGAGGAAGTCATTGAAAATGTTAAGGTTCCCTTAGGTTGTGGTGAAATTATAAAAGTAAGACGTCTAAACTACAAAGTAATGGTTTCAGGTGCACCAGTGTGGAAACCTTCTCAAACTGTTGTACTTACTTTCGATGGCCAAACACTgcccaaaaaagtttttatgtgcTACAATGCCCTACCGGTGGAATTATACATTTTTCCGACCATACAATGTTTTAACTGTTGCCGTTTTGGCCATACCAAAATACAATGTAGGTCAAAGCCTTGTTGCTTTAAGTGTGGCCAAGGACACACTGGGTCTTCTTGCGACATCACACCAGAGGATGCATCCTGTTCCCTATGTGCAGGTCATCACTTTGCTAATAGTAGGTCCTGCCCTGAACTTGACAGACAAAAGAGAATTAAACATAGCATGGCAACTTCTTCCATCTCTTATGCTGAAGCTTCAAAACTGCACCCAGCTGTTTCAAAATCTTTTGCAGATGTGGTATCTCATGGCCAAAATAATTCTCATGTGCAATCAGGAAATCAGTTATTTACCCCAGGTAGTTCCCCCACAAAatcttacaaaaaaacaattttgcaaAAGCCAAGTCCTCCCCGCATCCTATCCAAAGGTTATGATCAAGAGGCTCATAAAGCCCTGATAAGAGATTACAACATGACTCTTCCATGTAAGGGTTGTGCTGTTAACAATCAAAACATACAAactaataataatcaaaataacacTCCATCTATTTCAGATATCTTAATAgctttgttaaattatttaacacaaacacaatcaaataaaaatacaccgtCCAACGTTGCCCccttatttgaaattttgaccCAGTTCTTGAACATCCACAATGGACAATCACTTAAAGATTGTTCAGTGGAATTGCCGCAGCATAATCAATAA